CAGAATTACATATAAGCATGATTTTCAGAGACGCAGAGTTCACACTCCAGGAAAGCAACGCCAGTAACAGGGCTCGTGGAAGCACGTCTTCCTCCGTGTTGGGTGATTGCTCCTTATTCATTGCACTTTTAACATGGTCTGCAGCTCCCAAAACCATAACCACTGGATCCATAGGAAGAATATGACCTCCCATAATTGTACAGGCTCCTAGAGCCATAGGAACCACTGGAACCCAGAGAGCTTGTGGAGCCAACCAAGCTCCCAATgccggctggggctgagctgcccactATGCTCTCCTGAGGACAGGAGCTGAGAATGGGTCCTGGGAAGGTCATGACCACGGGTGGTGGGTAGATCACAGCTCTCGAATCGCCACAGGACGTAACACAGGGCTGGCTCCAGGCATTTGCAATTGGCTGCGGGCAGGTCACTTCGCAGGGTGCGAGGCAGCGGGAGCTGATCATCTGTCTGCAGGAAGACATCTTCTGGGAATGGAGATAAATCTGAAACACACAACACCGAGGCAAAAAAAGGCTGAAAGCTCAAACACCATTTTAATGGAGATTGTGtttggaagagaaagaagaagagataGCAAGAAGACCAGAAGCAGGATGAAGATTTCAGTTTTGCGTCAGCAGCCATGTCCCTGTTCTCATCTCCTCATGCCCGGCTCCTCTCCCTTGAAACAATCTCCATTTATATGGCTACTAATTATAGACCCAATTTGATACATAACAACATTATTAACCGTCAAAGAAACTGTGTATTTGAAGTCAAGCTATCCCTCTATCCTCTACCATTTCTTCTTTCCACCATTCCTTTTTGAATCTCACTTACTATGACACTTGATCATTTAAAGGTCCTTTCTAagcccaactattctatgatcctTTTCTAAAGAAcgacagaaaagaacagaaacactGGCTAGCACTTATATAGCAACATCCTGCGCTGGTTCTGCACCACCTGTAATTATTACAACTGTATGAGGCAAGTTGCTATTATTCCAGCTTTAAGGAAGAGGAAACTAAGGCTGCGAAGTGAATGCATTGCCCAGGGCCATTTGGTGAGGTAACAGGAGAGACGGAGTTAAAACCCGGGTAAGCGTGGTTGTTAATGACAGTGTTATTTCCCAGTCTTTCGGATGCTACAGCTGGCATCAGCACTCTCCACTATGTTCTGTGCAAAGATAAAATGAGCAGCAGCCACATCCCTGAAGAGCTCATAAGCAGAGTTTGCTTGCCAGATTATCTCACATTTGGGTGCGAATGCACTATCAGTGAGGTTTCCAGTAGAACCAAGATTCCTGTGAATGTGGTCCCAGATGACCTGCTAAACGTGATGTGCATGGCAGGTGACTGGCAGAACTAGGACCTGTGCATAGTTCTGTGGAGTCCTTTTCTTTAATCACAAGTTCACTTCATCACCAATAAAACTGACTTGCAGCTCCTCTTGATTTCTGTCCTGCCTTCCTAAAAACCATAAAACGAAAGGCTGGGAATAACGAAAAGGAGTGAAGTCCTGGCCATAAGAAGTGCATATTGCAGCACATGACAGGCTTCAAATTAATACAGGAAGAAttgcaaagaacaggaaaaaatattgttgCTACTGGTGGCTTCCAGGTTCAGTCTGAGACTCAGTGTTAACTTTT
This DNA window, taken from Opisthocomus hoazin isolate bOpiHoa1 chromosome 30, bOpiHoa1.hap1, whole genome shotgun sequence, encodes the following:
- the LOC104334270 gene encoding feather keratin B-4-like; protein product: MSSCRQMISSRCLAPCEVTCPQPIANAWSQPCVTSCGDSRAVIYPPPVVMTFPGPILSSCPQESIVGSSAPAGIGSLVGSTSSLGSSGSYGSRSLYNYGRSYSSYGSSGYGFGSCRPC